The Vitis riparia cultivar Riparia Gloire de Montpellier isolate 1030 chromosome 3, EGFV_Vit.rip_1.0, whole genome shotgun sequence genome includes a region encoding these proteins:
- the LOC117911910 gene encoding CBS domain-containing protein CBSX1, chloroplastic-like, protein MESITFSDLHVIAGASVSPHGARGGSPSLSRTLFSPSRFRSPVPLVALRRCPAHAAITTNSVPHRNGTYRVGDFMTKKEHLHVVKPTTPVDEALEALVEKKITGFPVIDEDWKLVGLVSDYDLLALDSISGGAQIDTTLFPDVDSSWKAFNQIQKLLAKTKGKVVGDVMTPAPVVVHETTNLEDAARLLLETKYRRLPVVDGDGKLVGIVTRGSVVRAALKIKGTREKLP, encoded by the exons ATGGAGTCGATCACCTTCTCTGATCTCCACGTCATCGCTGGCGCCTCCGTAAGTCCCCACGGAGCCCGAGGAGGATCTCCCTCTCTTTCTAGAACCTTGTTCTCTCCCTCTCGATTTCGCTCCCCTGTTCCCCTTGTCGCTCTTCGCCGTTGCCCTGCTCACGCCGCCATCACTACTAACTCCGTTCCG CATAGAAATGGAACATATAGAGTTGGTGATTTTATGACAAAAAAGGAGCATTTACATGTTGTAAAACCTACAACCCCTGTTGATGAAG CATTAGAAGCTCttgtggagaaaaaaattacTGGCTTTCCTGTGATTGATGAAGATTGGAAATTG GTTGGTCTTGTTTCTGATTATGATTTGTTAGCACTTGACTCCATATCAG GTGGTGCTCAAATTGACACAACCCTGTTTCCTGATGTTGATAGTTCTTGGAAG GCGTTCAATCAGATACAGAAACTCCTTGCTAAAACTAAGGGGAAAGTTGTTGGTGATGTGATGACACCTGCTCCAGTTGTTGTTCATGAAACCACCAACCTTGAAGATGCTGCTAG GTTATTGCTCGAAACAAAGTACCGTCGGTTGCCTGTAGTAGATGGTGATGGCAAGCTG GTTGGAATTGTCACAAGGGGAAGTGTTGTTAGGGCTGCCCTCAAGATAAAAGGTACTAGAGAAAAGTTGCCATGA